From a single Vitis vinifera cultivar Pinot Noir 40024 chromosome 18, ASM3070453v1 genomic region:
- the LOC100241061 gene encoding probable flavin-containing monooxygenase 1, whose protein sequence is FQLYQVYEVDFVILCIGKYSDLPNIPDFPINRGPDIFDGKVIHSMDYAAMGGDLASEFIKEKRVTVVGLQKSAVDVAAEVATRNGEGHPCTLLFRRVHWLVPEHFNTVSFQNLNRFSELMVHRPSEGFFLWLLAFLLSPLFWMFTKLVEIYLKWTYPLKKYNMVPEHPFLKQIVSCMSMVIPANFYDRVREGSLILKKAQSFSFCRNGLVLDGEAAVLETDIVIFATGYKSDEKLSNIFTSTFFKNCITGSSAPFYRECIHPRIPQLAILGYSESPSVLYTMEVKSMWLAHFLAGNFKLPPVKEMEDDVMKWEKCNERYAGDGYKRSCVSVLLQIHVNDQLCRDMGCNPRRKRWFLPEMFAAYGPTDYANLTWPG, encoded by the exons TTTCAATTGTATCAGGTGTACGAAGTGGATTTTGTTATTCTTTGCATTGGAAAGTACAGTGATCTACCAAACATTCCTGATTTTCCAATCAACAGAGGGCCAGATATCTTTGATGGGAAGGTCATACACTCCATGGATTATGCTGCCATGGGTGGTGATCTAGCCTCTgaattcatcaaagaaaaacGAGTCACTGTTGTTGGGCTTCAGAAATCTGCAGTGGATGTTGCTGCAGAAGTGGCTACAAGAAATG GGGAAGGACACCCCTGCACTTTGCTATTTAGGAGGGTCCACTGGCTGGTTCCTGAGCACTTTAATACAGTATCCTTTCAAAACCTCAATCGCTTCTCTGAGTTGATGGTCCATAGACCCAGTGAAGGATTTTTCCTCTGGCTCTTAGCATTTCTGCTTTCCCCTTTG TTCTGGATGTTTACAAAATTGGTGGAGATATATCTCAAATGGACATACCCTTTGAAGAAATACAACATGGTCCCAGAACATCCCTTCCTCAAACAGATAGTTTCGTGTATGTCCATGGTTATCCCGGCTAATTTCTACGACAGAGTAAGAGAAGGAAGCCTCATCCTAAAGAAAGCACAGAGCTTCAGCTTCTGCAGAAATGGATTGGTTCTAGATGGCGAGGCTGCAGTACTAGAAACAGACATTGTCATCTTTGCAACTGGATACAAAAGTGATGAAAAGCTCAGCAACATTTTCACTTCAACTTTCTTCAAAAATTGCATTACTGGATCCTCAGCTCCTTTCTACAG GGAGTGCATTCATCCAAGGATTCCCCAACTAGCAATACTTGGATACTCAGAAAGCCCGTCTGTCTTATACACCATGGAAGTGAAAAGCATGTGGTTGGCACATTTTTTAGCTGGGAATTTCAAGTTACCACCCGTAAAGGAGATGGAAGACGATGTAATGAAATGGGAAAAATGCAATGAGCGATATGCTGGTGATGGCTACAAGCGATCCTGTGTCAGTGTGTTGCTACAAATACATGTAAATGATCAGCTGTGCAGGGATATGGGATGCAACCCCAGAAGGAAGAGATGGTTTCTGCCTGAGATGTTTGCTGCTTATGGTCCTACGGATTATGCAAATTTAACTTGGCCTGGTTAG
- the LOC132253084 gene encoding probable flavin-containing monooxygenase 1 translates to MEKRIAIVGAGISGLLACKYAMEKGFNPIVFEARSSIGGVWSQTIESTKLQTPISYYRFSDFAWASSVTETFPNHNQVMEYLKSYALHFNILPQIRFSSRVISIDYFTPRSEDFPSWDLWGGTGKPFSPTGKWNITVKVTRHPLMVTQARIELYMMFHLISYLSGEIKFKLF, encoded by the coding sequence ATGGAGAAGCGAATTGCCATTGTTGGTGCTGGAATCAGTGGCTTACTTGCATGCAAATATGCAATGGAGAAGGGCTTCAATCCCATTGTCTTTGAGGCCAGGAGCAGCATAGGAGGGGTTTGGTCTCAAACAATTGAATCCACCAAGCTACAAACTCCAATATCCTACTACCGTTTTTCGGATTTTGCATGGGCGTCGTCTGTGACTGAGACTTTCCCTAACCACAACCAAGTGATGGAGTATCTTAAATCCTATGCCCTTCACTTCAACATCCTCCCTCAGATAAGATTCAGCTCCAGAGTCATCAGTATAGACTATTTCACACCCCGCAGTGAAGATTTTCCTTCTTGGGATCTCTGGGGTGGCACTGGTAAGCCCTTCTCACCTACTGGAAAATGGAACATCACTGTGAAGGTCACCAGGCATCCACTGATGGTGACTCAGGCAAGGATAGAACTTTATATGATGTTTCATTTAATAAGTTATCTTTCTGGGGAAATCAAATTTAAGCTTTTCTGA
- the LOC100247942 gene encoding butanoate--CoA ligase AAE1 isoform X3, whose amino-acid sequence MYELHFGVPMAGAVLCTLNIRHDSAMVSTLLKHSEAKMIFVDYQLLDTAQGALEILSKTRTKLPRLVLIPECDKLQPTISNSGPTVAGDLEYETLIAMGKTDFDIRWPNDEWDPIALNYTSGTTSRPKGVIYSHRGAHLNSLAAVLLNEMGSMPVYLWTVPMFHCNGWCLTWGVAAQGGTNVCLRNVTAKGIFDSISQHRVTHMGGAPTVLNMIINAPVGDQRPLPGKVAVMTGGAPPPPQVLFNMKELGFGVFHSYGLTETYGPGTVCTWKPEWDLLPPDKQAKINARQGLHHLGMEEVDIKDPVTMKSVPPDAKTIGEVMFRGNTVMNGYLKDIKATEESFKGGWFRSGDLGVKHPDGYIELKDRSKDIIISGGENISTIEVEAVLFSHPAILEAAVVGRPDDHWGETPCAFVKLKEGCNANANEIIKFCRNKLPHYMAPKTVVFYDLPKTSTGKTQKYILKEKAKAMGSLSKRSSSKM is encoded by the coding sequence ATGTATGAGCTACATTTTGGGGTTCCAATGGCCGGGGCTGTTCTTTGTACCTTAAATATACGTCATGATTCGGCAATGGTGTCAACATTACTGAAACATTCGGAGGCCAAAATGATTTTTGTAGACTATCAACTTCTTGATACTGCTCAGGGAGCACTAGAAATTCTATCCAAGACAAGAACCAAGCTGCCCCGTCTAGTGTTAATTCCAGAGTGTGATAAACTACAGCCCACTATTAGCAACTCCGGTCCCACTGTTGCTGGAGACTTAGAGTATGAGACTCTTATAGCAATGGGGAAAACTGACTTTGATATTAGATGGCCAAACGATGAATGGGATCCCATTGCACTGAATTACACTTCAGGCACAACATCTCGTCCAAAAGGTGTTATTTATAGCCATAGAGGTGCCCATCTCAATTCCCTGGCTGCTGTTCTCCTTAATGAAATGGGCTCAATGCCTGTCTATTTGTGGACCGTTCCCATGTTTCACTGCAATGGGTGGTGCCTCACTTGGGGTGTGGCAGCCCAGGGGGGCACCAATGTCTGCCTAAGAAATGTGACCGCAAAGGGAATATTTGACAGTATTTCTCAGCACAGGGTTACCCACATGGGTGGTGCACCTACTGTTTTGAACATGATCATTAATGCTCCGGTCGGTGATCAGAGGCCACTTCCAGGCAAGGTGGCTGTGATGACAGGCGGTGCCCCTCCACCTCCACAAGTACTTTTCAACATGAAAGAACTGGGATTTGGGGTATTTCATTCATATGGCTTGACAGAAACCTATGGTCCTGGAACTGTTTGCACTTGGAAACCTGAGTGGGATCTTCTGCCTCCTGACAAGCAAGCAAAGATCAACGCCCGGCAAGGGTTGCATCATCTTGGCATGGAGGAGGTCGACATAAAAGACCCTGTTACTATGAAGAGCGTACCACCTGATGCAAAAACCATAGGTGAGGTTATGTTCAGAGGCAACACTGTGATGAATGGATACTTAAAAGATATCAAAGCAACCGAGGAATCTTTTAAAGGTGGGTGGTTTCGTAGTGGGGACTTGGGGGTGAAACATCCTGATGGCTACATAGAGCTAAAGGATCGTTCAAAGGATATTATCATTTCTGGGGGAGAGAATATAAGCACAATTGAGGTAGAAGCTGTGCTTTTTAGTCACCCAGCAATCCTTGAGGCAGCTGTGGTAGGAAGGCCTGATGACCACTGGGGGGAGACACCATGTGCATTTGTGAAGTTGAAGGAAGGCTGTAATGCAAATGCCAATGAGATTATTAAGTTTTGCCGCAATAAGTTGCCCCATTATATGGCTCCTAAAACCGTTGTTTTTTATGATCTGCCAAAGACTTCCACAGGAAAGACGCAGAAATATATTCTCAAGGAGAAAGCCAAGGCCATGGGGAGCCTTTCAAAAAGGAGCTCCTCTAAAATGTAA
- the LOC100247942 gene encoding butanoate--CoA ligase AAE1 isoform X2 codes for MYQTCFCYHPLGDFSWRCCEFNSLHDCAVKWVAALAPNIPAMYELHFGVPMAGAVLCTLNIRHDSAMVSTLLKHSEAKMIFVDYQLLDTAQGALEILSKTRTKLPRLVLIPECDKLQPTISNSGPTVAGDLEYETLIAMGKTDFDIRWPNDEWDPIALNYTSGTTSRPKGVIYSHRGAHLNSLAAVLLNEMGSMPVYLWTVPMFHCNGWCLTWGVAAQGGTNVCLRNVTAKGIFDSISQHRVTHMGGAPTVLNMIINAPVGDQRPLPGKVAVMTGGAPPPPQVLFNMKELGFGVFHSYGLTETYGPGTVCTWKPEWDLLPPDKQAKINARQGLHHLGMEEVDIKDPVTMKSVPPDAKTIGEVMFRGNTVMNGYLKDIKATEESFKGGWFRSGDLGVKHPDGYIELKDRSKDIIISGGENISTIEVEAVLFSHPAILEAAVVGRPDDHWGETPCAFVKLKEGCNANANEIIKFCRNKLPHYMAPKTVVFYDLPKTSTGKTQKYILKEKAKAMGSLSKRSSSKM; via the exons ATGTACCAGACTTGCTTCTGCTATCACCCACTTGGGGATTTCTCGTGGCGATGTTGTGAGTTCAATTCTCTTCATGACTGTGCTGTGAAGTGG GTTGCTGCATTGGCCCCAAATATTCCAGCAATGTATGAGCTACATTTTGGGGTTCCAATGGCCGGGGCTGTTCTTTGTACCTTAAATATACGTCATGATTCGGCAATGGTGTCAACATTACTGAAACATTCGGAGGCCAAAATGATTTTTGTAGACTATCAACTTCTTGATACTGCTCAGGGAGCACTAGAAATTCTATCCAAGACAAGAACCAAGCTGCCCCGTCTAGTGTTAATTCCAGAGTGTGATAAACTACAGCCCACTATTAGCAACTCCGGTCCCACTGTTGCTGGAGACTTAGAGTATGAGACTCTTATAGCAATGGGGAAAACTGACTTTGATATTAGATGGCCAAACGATGAATGGGATCCCATTGCACTGAATTACACTTCAGGCACAACATCTCGTCCAAAAGGTGTTATTTATAGCCATAGAGGTGCCCATCTCAATTCCCTGGCTGCTGTTCTCCTTAATGAAATGGGCTCAATGCCTGTCTATTTGTGGACCGTTCCCATGTTTCACTGCAATGGGTGGTGCCTCACTTGGGGTGTGGCAGCCCAGGGGGGCACCAATGTCTGCCTAAGAAATGTGACCGCAAAGGGAATATTTGACAGTATTTCTCAGCACAGGGTTACCCACATGGGTGGTGCACCTACTGTTTTGAACATGATCATTAATGCTCCGGTCGGTGATCAGAGGCCACTTCCAGGCAAGGTGGCTGTGATGACAGGCGGTGCCCCTCCACCTCCACAAGTACTTTTCAACATGAAAGAACTGGGATTTGGGGTATTTCATTCATATGGCTTGACAGAAACCTATGGTCCTGGAACTGTTTGCACTTGGAAACCTGAGTGGGATCTTCTGCCTCCTGACAAGCAAGCAAAGATCAACGCCCGGCAAGGGTTGCATCATCTTGGCATGGAGGAGGTCGACATAAAAGACCCTGTTACTATGAAGAGCGTACCACCTGATGCAAAAACCATAGGTGAGGTTATGTTCAGAGGCAACACTGTGATGAATGGATACTTAAAAGATATCAAAGCAACCGAGGAATCTTTTAAAGGTGGGTGGTTTCGTAGTGGGGACTTGGGGGTGAAACATCCTGATGGCTACATAGAGCTAAAGGATCGTTCAAAGGATATTATCATTTCTGGGGGAGAGAATATAAGCACAATTGAGGTAGAAGCTGTGCTTTTTAGTCACCCAGCAATCCTTGAGGCAGCTGTGGTAGGAAGGCCTGATGACCACTGGGGGGAGACACCATGTGCATTTGTGAAGTTGAAGGAAGGCTGTAATGCAAATGCCAATGAGATTATTAAGTTTTGCCGCAATAAGTTGCCCCATTATATGGCTCCTAAAACCGTTGTTTTTTATGATCTGCCAAAGACTTCCACAGGAAAGACGCAGAAATATATTCTCAAGGAGAAAGCCAAGGCCATGGGGAGCCTTTCAAAAAGGAGCTCCTCTAAAATGTAA
- the LOC100247942 gene encoding butanoate--CoA ligase AAE1 isoform X1 — MEQKKSVESMEGMIRCSANHVPLSPISFLERSASVYRDRVAIVYGRVKFTWRDTLERCTRLASAITHLGISRGDVVAALAPNIPAMYELHFGVPMAGAVLCTLNIRHDSAMVSTLLKHSEAKMIFVDYQLLDTAQGALEILSKTRTKLPRLVLIPECDKLQPTISNSGPTVAGDLEYETLIAMGKTDFDIRWPNDEWDPIALNYTSGTTSRPKGVIYSHRGAHLNSLAAVLLNEMGSMPVYLWTVPMFHCNGWCLTWGVAAQGGTNVCLRNVTAKGIFDSISQHRVTHMGGAPTVLNMIINAPVGDQRPLPGKVAVMTGGAPPPPQVLFNMKELGFGVFHSYGLTETYGPGTVCTWKPEWDLLPPDKQAKINARQGLHHLGMEEVDIKDPVTMKSVPPDAKTIGEVMFRGNTVMNGYLKDIKATEESFKGGWFRSGDLGVKHPDGYIELKDRSKDIIISGGENISTIEVEAVLFSHPAILEAAVVGRPDDHWGETPCAFVKLKEGCNANANEIIKFCRNKLPHYMAPKTVVFYDLPKTSTGKTQKYILKEKAKAMGSLSKRSSSKM; from the exons ATGGAGCAGAAAAAGTCAGTGGAGTCAATGGAGGGCATGATCCGATGCTCTGCAAACCATGTTCCTTTGTCACCCATAAGCTTCTTGGAAAGATCCGCGAGTGTGTATAGGGACAGAGTGGCCATTGTGTATGGCCGCGTCAAATTCACCTGGAGAGACACCCTTGAAAGATGTACCAGACTTGCTTCTGCTATCACCCACTTGGGGATTTCTCGTGGCGATGTT GTTGCTGCATTGGCCCCAAATATTCCAGCAATGTATGAGCTACATTTTGGGGTTCCAATGGCCGGGGCTGTTCTTTGTACCTTAAATATACGTCATGATTCGGCAATGGTGTCAACATTACTGAAACATTCGGAGGCCAAAATGATTTTTGTAGACTATCAACTTCTTGATACTGCTCAGGGAGCACTAGAAATTCTATCCAAGACAAGAACCAAGCTGCCCCGTCTAGTGTTAATTCCAGAGTGTGATAAACTACAGCCCACTATTAGCAACTCCGGTCCCACTGTTGCTGGAGACTTAGAGTATGAGACTCTTATAGCAATGGGGAAAACTGACTTTGATATTAGATGGCCAAACGATGAATGGGATCCCATTGCACTGAATTACACTTCAGGCACAACATCTCGTCCAAAAGGTGTTATTTATAGCCATAGAGGTGCCCATCTCAATTCCCTGGCTGCTGTTCTCCTTAATGAAATGGGCTCAATGCCTGTCTATTTGTGGACCGTTCCCATGTTTCACTGCAATGGGTGGTGCCTCACTTGGGGTGTGGCAGCCCAGGGGGGCACCAATGTCTGCCTAAGAAATGTGACCGCAAAGGGAATATTTGACAGTATTTCTCAGCACAGGGTTACCCACATGGGTGGTGCACCTACTGTTTTGAACATGATCATTAATGCTCCGGTCGGTGATCAGAGGCCACTTCCAGGCAAGGTGGCTGTGATGACAGGCGGTGCCCCTCCACCTCCACAAGTACTTTTCAACATGAAAGAACTGGGATTTGGGGTATTTCATTCATATGGCTTGACAGAAACCTATGGTCCTGGAACTGTTTGCACTTGGAAACCTGAGTGGGATCTTCTGCCTCCTGACAAGCAAGCAAAGATCAACGCCCGGCAAGGGTTGCATCATCTTGGCATGGAGGAGGTCGACATAAAAGACCCTGTTACTATGAAGAGCGTACCACCTGATGCAAAAACCATAGGTGAGGTTATGTTCAGAGGCAACACTGTGATGAATGGATACTTAAAAGATATCAAAGCAACCGAGGAATCTTTTAAAGGTGGGTGGTTTCGTAGTGGGGACTTGGGGGTGAAACATCCTGATGGCTACATAGAGCTAAAGGATCGTTCAAAGGATATTATCATTTCTGGGGGAGAGAATATAAGCACAATTGAGGTAGAAGCTGTGCTTTTTAGTCACCCAGCAATCCTTGAGGCAGCTGTGGTAGGAAGGCCTGATGACCACTGGGGGGAGACACCATGTGCATTTGTGAAGTTGAAGGAAGGCTGTAATGCAAATGCCAATGAGATTATTAAGTTTTGCCGCAATAAGTTGCCCCATTATATGGCTCCTAAAACCGTTGTTTTTTATGATCTGCCAAAGACTTCCACAGGAAAGACGCAGAAATATATTCTCAAGGAGAAAGCCAAGGCCATGGGGAGCCTTTCAAAAAGGAGCTCCTCTAAAATGTAA
- the LOC100246174 gene encoding cucurbitadienol 11-hydroxylase: MCRSVWLGVVTLFIAGITHWVYKWRNPKCNGKLPPGSMGLPLIGETIQFFIPSKSLDVPNFIKKRMKKYGPLFCTNLVGRPVVVSSDPDFNYYIFQQEGKLVEFWYLDSFAKLVGLDPSSNAATGYVHKYARNLILAYLGTEVLKDKLLSKAEDLIRTRLHDWSKLPAFEIKACLSSMVFDLTGMEVLSDDFKKMGAHFIEKFANILQALFSFPLNIPGTSFHECLKNQKEAKRLIRDLLIERKVTLESCKGDLLDKLVDDAKKEKFLSDDYIVIFVFGILLASFETISTATTLALKFLTEHPLAMQELIEEHEAILKNKENPNSGISWKEYKSMTFTHQVINETLRLANIVPGILRRAIKDIQVNGYTIPAGWIILLYPAALQLDPNTFADPLTFNPWRWKDIGAGVRAKNFMPFGCSSRSCAGAEFTKVLMATFLHVLVTNYRLTKIKGGKIARSPSLIFENGFHINISKKHGC, translated from the exons ATGTGCCGGTCTGTTTGGCTCGGTGTTGTAACCTTGTTTATAGCCGGCATAACTCACTGGGTTTACAAATGGAGGAATCCCAAATGTAATGGCAAACTCCCTCCGGGTTCCATGGGATTGCCACTCATTGGAGAGACCATCCAGTTTTTCATCCCAAGCAAGTCCTTGGACGTTCCGAACTTCATCAAGAAGAGGATGAAAAA ATACGGTCCATTGTTCTGTACAAACTTGGTAGGACGACCGGTGGTGGTGTCATCGGACCCAGACTTCAACTACTATATATTCCAACAAGAAGGGAAGTTGGTGGAGTTTTGGTACTTGGACTCCTTTGCAAAGCTTGTGGGTCTGGATCCTTCATCTAATGCTGCGACTGGTTATGTTCACAAGTATGCTAGGAACTTGATCTTGGCTTATTTGGGTACGGAGGTCCTGAAGGACAAACTTCTTTCCAAGGCTGAAGATCTGATACGTACAAGGCTGCATGATTGGTCCAAGTTGCCTGCCTTTGAAATCAAAGCATGCCTTTCGTCG ATGGTATTTGATTTGACTGGGATGGAGGTACTTAGTGATGACTTTAAGAAGATGGGAGcacattttattgaaaaatttgccAATATCTTACAAGctcttttttcatttcctttgaaTATCCCGGGTACTTCTTTCCATGAGTGCCTAAAG AATCAAAAGGAGGCAAAAAGGTTGATCCGTGATCTACTGATAGAGAGAAAAGTTACGTTAGAAAGTTGTAAAGGAGATCTTCTTGATAAGTTGGTTGACGATGCGAAGAAAGAAAAGTTCTTATCAGATGACTATATCGTTATCTTTGTGTTTGGGATTTTACTTGCTAGTTTTGAGACAATTTCCACTGCCACAACGTTAGCTCTGAAGTTCCTCACTGAACATCCTTTGGCAATGCAAGAGCTAATT GAGGAGCATGAGGCAATCCtcaaaaataaggaaaatcCAAATTCTGGAATTTCATGGAAGGAATATAAGTCAATGACTTTTACTCATCAA GTTATCAATGAAACTCTTCGATTAGCAAATATTGTTCCAGGGATTTTGAGAAGGGCAATAAAAGACATTCAAGTAAATG GATATACAATTCCAGCAGGCTGGATAATCCTGCTTTATCCTGCAGCTCTTCAACTAGACCCTAATACTTTTGCTGATCCCCTTACTTTCAATCCATGGCGATGGAAG GATATCGGAGCTGGTGTTAGGGCAAAGAATTTCATGCCATTCGGATGTAGCTCAAGATCATGCGCAGGAGCAGAGTTCACCAAGGTTTTAATGGCAACCTTTCTCCATGTCTTGGTCACTAATTATAG GTTGACAAAGATCAAAGGAGGAAAGATAGCTCGGTCTCCCAGTTTGATATTTGAAAATGGTTTCCACATCAACATTTCGAAAAAGCATGGATGTTGA